Proteins encoded by one window of Nothobranchius furzeri strain GRZ-AD unplaced genomic scaffold, NfurGRZ-RIMD1 Scf059, whole genome shotgun sequence:
- the LOC129159996 gene encoding gypsy retrotransposon integrase-like protein 1 isoform X1: protein MDLIGPLPETRLGNRYVLTMTDLYTKWVIAEPLKSKTAAEVSAVMTSKLYMFGMVRKIITDQGKEFVNQLNDSIFSMLNIKHAVSSAYHPQTNGQDERTNQNIKRALRKYVNQNHDDWDVHLAAVVYGINTAKQHSTRHSPYFLLFHRHPRLPAVMNTCPMDDDLEVADPEEDIDTRVEEMTALNETVLRNIERAQDTQRKTFGTGKRKLVRQCVVQAGDDVLLSGDPKRRRTGDAFSSHHQGPYTVASITPKGVATIVKGATCQKVNVSRLRNYHRSKNPPTDGKFLLDHLYGTPEWQIDHRYASPGAKWQKNLDPLQSSLVEYVLDQNRPPGELLVKEDKICLTREDFWSLGLEQSMESTIGNACLKIVGEAAQRHGKDVHIADLYVVATWKDPQVNLLRCLPENFRSKDILLFPAWSRQAGEADHYLLCAILVAERQILFLDSFGPDGFGDDLYRTTFRLTLK from the exons ATGGATTTAATTGGACCACTCCCAGAAACACGTCTAGGGAACCGATATGTCCTGACCATGACCGATCTGTATACGAAGTGGGTGATTGCAGAACCTCTTAAGTCTAAGACTGCTGCTGAGGTCTCTGCAGTCATGACGTCTAAATTATACATGTTTGGCATGGTGAGGAAGATCATCACTGACCAAGGAAAGGAGTTTGTGAACCAG CTCAACGACAGCATTTTCAGCATGCTGAATATTAAACATGCTGTCTCCAGTGCGTACCACCCCCAGACCAACGGGCAG GATGAGAGGACCAACCAGAACATTAAGCGTGCTCTCAGAAAGTACGTGAACCAGAACCATGACGACTGGGACGTTCACCTTGCTGCTGTGGTGTACGGCATCAACACTGCAAAGCAG CACTCCACCCGCCACAGTCCCTATTTCCTGCTCTTCCACCGACATCCACGTCTTCCTGCTGTGATGAACACCTGCCCCATGGACGACGACTTGGAGGTTGCAGACCCAGAAGAGGACATCGACACAAGAGTTGAGGAGATGACGGCTCTGAATGAAACG GTTCTTCGCAATATTGAGAGGGCACAGGACACCCAGAGGAAGACCTTTGGAACAGGGAAAAGGAAGCTAGTAAGGCAGTGTGTTGTTCAAGCAGGTGATGACGTGCTTTTGTCAGGAGATCCAAAAAGGAGACGCACGGGAGATGCATTCTCCAGCCATCACCAGGGACCGTACACTGTGGCCAGCATCACACCAAAGGGGGTGGCCACTATTGTGAAGGGAGCAACTTGCCAGAAGGTAAATGTGTCCAGGCTGAGGAACTACCACAGATCAAAAA ATCCACCAACTGATGGGAAGTTTCTCCTGGACCACTTATATGGGACTCCTGAATGGCAGATTGATCATCGGTATGCCAGTCCAGGAGCAAAGTGGCAGAAAAACTTGGACCCTCTTCAGTCCAGTCTG GTGGAATATGTCTTGGACCAAAACCGACCTCCAGGAGAACTCCTAGTGAAGGAAGACAAAATCTGCCTAACTCGGGAAGACTTTTGGAGCCTGGGTTTGGAACAGTCCATGGAATCTACT ATTGGCAACGCTTGTCTGAAGATTGTGGGGGAAGCTGCACAAAGACAT GGAAAAGATGTTCACATTGCTGACCTCTATGTCGTGGCCACCTGGAAGGATCCACAAGTCAACCTGCTGCGTTGCTTGCCg GAAAACTTTAGGTCCAAGGACATCCTGCTTTTTCCTGCTTGGAGTCGGCAGGCAGGTGAAGCTGACCATTATCTGCTCTGT GCTATATTGGTAGCTGAGAGACAGATACTGTTTCTGGACTCATTTGGCCCTGATGGTTTTGGAGATGATCTCTACCGAACCACATTTAGGTTGACACTAAAATGA
- the LOC129159996 gene encoding uncharacterized protein isoform X2, with protein MEKMFTLLTSMSWPPGRIHKSTCCVACRKTLGPRTSCFFLLGVGRQVKLTIICSVRVAAFIDSGFWMEKTGRDLEFFPQQFMGNCCGIFMLMYALCICTSSPPSFTEEEMPAIRLWWCIQLMERFGIEGHGQRFAFWTEEASLLLQGTLQPVFRVPKATSSKPSPSLIRPAEADRCLILELPERVLMDILEEVVLLEGDTAIFKLALVCSMFRDLVSTEYFRRRAHFKWLHSEDFSVCTWSRFSEQYREQYFNMYSVEICLQCGDQYKHCPGGYVGRGKRGELRALYSEEMLPGYCSHFCSQMNN; from the exons AT GGAAAAGATGTTCACATTGCTGACCTCTATGTCGTGGCCACCTGGAAGGATCCACAAGTCAACCTGCTGCGTTGCTTGCCg GAAAACTTTAGGTCCAAGGACATCCTGCTTTTTCCTGCTTGGAGTCGGCAGGCAGGTGAAGCTGACCATTATCTGCTCTGT GAGAGTAGCAGCCTTTATTGACTCTGGATTCTGGATGGAGAAAACAGGAAGAGACCTTGAG ttcTTTCCCCAGCAGTTCATGGGAAATTGCTGcggcatctttatgctgatg tatgctctctgCATCTGCACCTCATCTCCACCATCTTTCACAGAG GAGGAAATGCCAGCAATTCGCCTGTGGTGGTGTATTCAGCTGATGGAGAGATTCGGCATTGAGGG GCATGGACAAAGATTTGCCTTCTGGACAGAAGAAGCATCCCTTCTCCTCCAGGGGACTCTCCAGCCTGTCTTCAGGGTACCAAAGGCAACCTCCTCCAAGCCTTCACCAAGTCTAATCAGACCG GCTGAGGCTGACAGGTGTCTTATACTGGAG TTGCCAGAACGTGTCCTCATGGACATATTGGAAGAGGTTGTTCTTCTCGAAGGGGATACAGCGATCTTCAAACTGGCTCTGGTGTGCTCCATGTTCAGAGACCTTGTGTCTACTGAATATTTCAGAAGACGAGCACACTTCAAGTGGCTTCACAGTGAGGACTtca GTGTTTGCACATGGAGCAGGTTCTCAGAACAGTACAGAGAACAGTACTTTAACATGTACTCTGTTGAGATCTGCCTTCAATGTGGAGACCAATACAAACACTGCCCCGG aggaTATGTTGGCAGAGGAAAAAGAGGAGAACTAAGGGCACTTTACTCGGAGGAGATGCTCCCAGGCTACTGCAGCCACTTTTGCAGCCAAATGAACAAttaa